The nucleotide sequence AGGGTGAAAGCCAGGAAGGTCAGCCCGGCCCCGACCCGCGCTTTCCGGTCCGCGAGCGCCCGCCGGAGCCGGCTGCCGGCGTCCCGGACGAGGACGTACACGACGACGAGCGGCAGGCCGAGCACGACCAGGTAGCCCAGCGGGTGGGTCAGCCCGCCGTTGGGCATCACCGCCGGGTAGGCCGTCCACGCCGCCAGCAGTCCGCCGAGCGCGACGTACCGGGGGCGCTCGGACCAGCGCCAGCGCACGACAATTAGGCTCCCCAGCGCGAGGGCGACGGCGACGCCGACGTTCAGGAGGGTGAACCACTCGCTCCAGGCCGGGGCGACCTCCGGCGTGACCTGGATCTCGACGAGCCCGATCCCCCCGCCGACCAGAAAGAGCGTCCCGGCGCCGATAGCGAGGGCGCCGAGTTCGCGGCCGCCGCGGCGGACCGCCCGGACGCCGAGTCCGACGCCGGCCAGCCCCACGAGCACCAGGAGGAGCAACACCCAGTGTGGCGTCCCGGCGTGCGTCGTCCCGGCGTGGGCCGCCGCGGGACTCGCGAGGCCCGCGAGGACGGGAACGGATAGCGCCGCGGCGAGCGCGCGGCGGGTCGAGTGCATGCCCGGAGTTACGCCAGCGCCGAAAAGACGGTTACGGTGCGGGTGGCCGGCCGCCGTGACTCCCGGCCGAGCCCCGCTCCCGCTCAGACCACCTGGTTCCGCAGCTCCTCGCCGGCCTCCAGCCGCCGGAGGTTCTCCGCGACGATGTCGGCCAGCCGGTCGTAGTAGTGGGGGGTGTGGCCGGCGTTGTGAGGGGTGATGAGGGCGTTCTCCAGGCCCCACAGCGGGTGGTCGGCGGGCAGCGGCTCGGGGTCGGTGACGTCCAGCGCGGCGCCGCCGACCCGGTCCTCCCGCAGCGCCCGGACGAGCGCGTCGGTCTCGACCACGGGCCCGCGGGCGACGTTGACCAGGACCGCGTCGTGGGGCAGTGTCTCCAGTTCCGGCCAGCCGACCAGCCCCCGGGTGGTGTCGGTCAGCGGGCACGCCAGCACGAGATACTCGCTGCGGGCGAGCGCGTCCTCGAACCCGGGACCGTCGAAGCCGACCACCTCGTCGGTCGGGCCGCCCTTCTCGGGCGTGTACCGGACGCCGACCGTGTCGACGCCGAAGCCCTCCAGCCGCTCGACGACGCCCGTCCCGATGGCGCCGAGGCCGACCACCGTAACGGTGCTCCCCTGGAGTTCCCGGGTCCGGTAGTGGCGCCACTCCCGACGGCCCTGCCGGCGGCGTCCCTCTAGAAGGCCGGCCGCGAAGGTCAGCATCGCCCCCACGGCATGCTCGGCGACGTTGGGGGTGTGGACGCCGGCGGCGCTGGTGACCGCGACCCCGCGCTCCTCGAACCGGTCGGTCGGGAGGTGGTCCGTCCCGGCCCACGAGCAAGCGAACAGCTCCAGCGCTTCGGCGGCTGCGAGCACGCCGTCGTCGATGGTCCGGCCGGTCGCGGCGGGCGCGTCGGCGACCAGCTCCCGCTCCTCGCTCGGGGTCCGGGCGTGGACCACCCGCCGGTCGGGGAGCCGCTCGCGCAGCGCCGCGGCGTAGTCGGCGACGGGCATCCCGTGGACGCCGGTTCGCAACACGACCAGGTCCGGTGTGTCGGTCATGCCCCGGCGTTCGGAGCCCGCCAGCAAGTAAGCTCCCCCTCTCCGGTTCGGAGCCGCCGGGTCAGTCCTCGCTCGCGGCCTGCCGGTCGGCCGACCGGCGGGCGACTGCCTGCCACCGGCGGCTCCGGAACCGGACCGCGTTGACCGCGGCCCGGCTGTACATGTCCACGAGGATCGCGGCGAAGACGGCGACGACCCCGAGGCCGAGCCCCGGCGCGAACTCGACCCCGCCGACGGTCGCCAGCGTGAGCCCTGCCGGCACCGCGAGGACGGCGACCCCGAGCCGGAGCGCCGTCCCCAGCGCCATCCCGTACAGCGGCCAGGTGGTGTCCCCGGCGCCCCGCAGTCCTCCCTCCAGGGTCTGGGCGACGCTCGTCCCGGCGATCCCGAGGACGAACACCCAGATGAACGCCGCAGTGAGGTCGACCGACGCCGTCCCGAACAGGCGGGCGATGGGGTAGGCGAGGGCGGCGAAGGCGGCGCCGACGAGTAGCTGGGTGGCGAGCGCGACCGTCACGGTCTCCCAGCCGTAGGCGGTCGCCTCGTCCTCGGCACCCTCGCCCAGCCGCTGGCCGACGAGCGTGCTGGCGGAGGTGGCGTAGCCCCACCCGGGGATCATCGCCAGCTGGACGATCTGGCGGCCGATGGCGAAGGCTGCCACGACGGGCGTGCCGAGGATCCCGAGCAGGTACAGGAAGGGAAAGCGCCCGAGCGTGGCGACCAGCCGCCGGCCGGCCAGCGGCAGCCCGACCCGGAGGATCTCGCCGGCCATCGCGAGGTCGACCTGGGTCCCGCCGGGCCGGAAGCGCAGCGGGAACCGCCCCGAGAGGTAGATGGCCGTGAAGACGGTCGCGCCGAAGACGTTCGCGACGGCGGTCCCGATGGCGGCGCCGGTGATCCCCAGCCGCGGCGCGGGGCCGAGTCCGAAGATCAACACGGCGTTGAGGACGATGTTGATGGGGATGACGACGAGGTTGACGTACATCGGCGTCACCGTGTCGCCACATCCCTGCAGGCCCCGCGAGCCGATCATGCTCACGAAGCGAAAGACCAGCGCGAGCATGACGACCTGGAGGTAGGCCGCGCCGAACTCGACGACGGCGGCGTCGGCGCTCAACAGCCCCATGAGCTCGTCGGCGAACAGCCAGGAGACCGCAGTGAGGGGCACCGATATCAGGACCGCGAACCAGACCGACTGCTTGACCGCGAGGTCGGCGGCGTCGTCATCGCCGGCGCCTTTGAACCGCGAGACGAGGCTGATGGTCCCGCTGGAGACCGCGATGGCCAGGCTGAAGCCCACGAAGTAGAACTGAAAGGAGATCTCGAGGGCGGCGACCGCGGCGTCGGGCAGGGCGAGACTCACCATGAAGAAGTCGGTGATCCGGAGGACGGTCCAGATGCCCGCCGAGACCATCGACGGGACGGCGAGTTCGAAGGTGTCGCGGGCCCGCCTGCGGCTGACGAGCCCGACCCGCGCGAGTGCGTCGGGAAAGCGCAACAGCAGCCGCCGGACCCGCTCGCGGACCATCCCCGGCGTCTACCGTCGACCCGGAAAAATAGGTTCGGGTGGGCCGACCCCGTGGCCGCCGTGACCGCCGGGCAGGTGAGAGCGACGAGGTCGCGACCGACCTGGGGCTCGACCCTTCAGAGCCCCCCTCAGCGAAGTGTGCCCCTCAGTCCCCGGCTTCCGTGGGGACCAGCTCGGCGGCACCGGCGGCCGTCGCGTCGGTCGAGGCGAGCCACTCCTCTGCGTCCAGGGCAGCCATGCTGCCCGTGCCGGCGGCAGTCACTGCCTGCTGGTAGTCGGGGTCCATCACGTCACCCGCCGCGAAGACCCCACTGACCGCCGTCTCCGTCGTCGCCCACGCGTCCCCGTCGGGAGCGGTCTGTACGTACCCGTCCCCGTCGAGGGCCACGGGCGTGTCCCGGAGGAAGGCAGTGTTGGGTTCGTGGCCGATGGCGTAGAATACGCCGCCGACATCGACCGCTTCGACGTCGACGTCCTCGCCGGCTTCGTACTTTTCTCGTGGATACCCGTCCGGGTGCGAGACGAGCGTCGCACCGGTCACGCCCTCCTCCCGGGACCCGTCGATCGCCACGAGTTCGGTGTTCCAGGCGAACGCGACGTCCTCGTGGTCACGGGCGCGCTCGGCCATGATCTCCGACGCCCGGAGTTCGTCCCGGCGGTGGACGACTGTCACGGAATCGGCGAACTTCGCGAGGAAGAGCGCCTCTTCCATCGCGCTGTCGCCGCCGCCGACGACGAGGACGTCGTCCCCGCGGTGGAACGCGCCGTCGCAGGTCGCGCAGGTCGAGAGACCGTAGCCCATCAGTTCGTCCTCGCCGTCGGCGCCGACCCAGCGGGCGCTCGCGCCCGTCGCGACGACCAGCGCGCGGGTCCGGACCGTCTCGCCGGTCGAGAGCGACAGCGCCAGCGGCTGCCCGTCCAGGTCGGCGGACTCGATGCTGCCGTGCCGGAACTGTGCGCCGAACTGCTCGGCCTGCTCTTTCCCGCGCTGGATGAGTTCCATCCCGCCGACGCCGTCGGGGAACCCGAGGTAGTTCTCGACGTCGGTCGTCAGCGTGAGCTGGCCGCCCGGTTCGTCGCCCTCGAGCACGAGGGGGTCGAGGTCGGAGCGAGCGCCGTAGACCGCCGCCGAGAGGCCAGCGACCCCCGAGCCGGCGACGACGAGGTCGTGTACGTCCCCGGCCATCTACGCTGCGTAGGACTCGACGAGCGCCCGGAGTTCCTCTTCCCCTCTGAGGCCGACGACCTCCTCGACCTGCTCGCCGCCGGCGAACAGGACGAGGGTCGGCACGCCGCGGACGCCGTAGGCGGCCGCGAGTTCCTGGTTGGCGTCGACGTCGACCTTCGCGACGACCGCGTCGGTCTCCGCGGCCAGTGTCTCGACGATGGGCTCGAGCATCTGGCAGGGGCCACACCAGTCCGCGTAGAAATCGGTGAGAACGACATCGTTCTCGGCGACGACGTCGTCGAGCTGTGCCCGGCCGTCGACGTAGAGCGGTTCGTTCGCGGTGGCGGTGCCGGCGTCGGATGCAGTGTCGGTTGCCATCGCCGGTTCGTAGGCACCAGCGGCAGTTAAGGTTTTGGATAGAATATACAATACTACACAACTTCAAGGGGCGATTGCGGGCAGTGGGAACGTCTCTCGGTCGTGGACAGCCGGAACGTCTCTCTGTTCTCGCCTATCCGACCCGATTGGATGTATGGCTTGTACAATATACGGGTGAGGAGGGTTCCCGGAAAGCGGCTCGTGGACGGACTCGACAGCGACTGTCGGGTCCCGCTGCAGCCCCTCGCGCCGACCCGGTTCACGCCGCCAGCGTGCCCGGAAGCCGGCCGCGTCGCTTACTCCCCGTCGAGTTTGCCCTCGAGGACGTTCGCCGCCGTCAGGATCGGGTCACGGACGGGACTGAACGGCGGCGCGTAGGCCAGGTCGGCCTTCTGGAGTTCGGAGACCGTCATGCCCGCCGCGAGCGCCGTCGCGACCGTGTCGACCCGCTTTGTGCCCTCCCGACCGACCACCGTCCCGCCCAGCAGCCGGCCGGACTCCCCGTCGGCCACCAGCGTGACGGTGAGCTCGGCGCCGCCGGGGTAGTAGTGGGCCCGCGTCGGAGCCGAGATCGAGACCGAGACCGGGTCGAAGCCGGCCTCCCGCGCCCGCTGTTCGTCGACGACCCCGGTCCGGGCGGCGCCGAGGTCGAACGCCTTGACGATGGCCGTTCCGGCGGTCCCGCCGACCGGCTCCGGGTCGCCGGCGACGGTCTGGCCGATGGCGCGGCCGGCGCGGTTGGCCGTCAGCGCCAGCGGCACGTGGTCCGGTTCGCCGGTCACGACGTTGCGCGCCTCCGCGCAGTCGCCCGCGGCGTAGACGTTCCCGTAGTTCGTCCGGCCGTACTCGTCGGTCGCGATGGCGCCGGTCTCGCCCAGCTCGATGCCGGCGTCCGCCGCGAGCTGTGTGTTCGGCGCGACGCCGACGCCGACGACCGCGATGTCGGCGGGGCGGGACTCGCCCTCGAAGCCGACGCGCTCGACGCTCCCCTCGCCGTCGAAGCCCGAGACGGCGGTGTCGAGGTGTAAGTGGACGCCCTGCGCTCGCAGGTGTTCCTCGACGACCTCGGCTACCGCGTCACCGAACGGCTGGAGGACGTGTGGCAGCATCTCGTAGAGGTGTACGTCGGCGCCGCGTGCCGACAGCGCCTCGGCCATCTCGATGCCGACGTACCCGCCGCCGACGACCGCCGCGGTGTCGGGCGAGCGCTCGGTGACGTAGTCCTCGATGGCGCCGGCCTCGTCCATGTCGTGGATGGTGAACACGCCGTCGAGGTCCAGGCCGTCGAACGGCGGCTCGACCGCGGTCGCCCCCGTCGCGACGAGGAGGTGGTCGTAGGGCTGTTCGAACGTCTCTCCCTCGCCCTCGACCGTGACGGTCCCGGCCCCGGGGTCGACCCCGACGACCTCGTGGCCGGTCCGCAGGTCGATGTCGCGCTCCTCGCGGAACTCCTCGGGCGTCACGGCGACCAGGTCCTCCAGGTCCTCGACCTCGCCTTTCACGTAGTAGGGCATCCCGCAGGCGGCGTAGGACACCCACTCGCCCTTCTCGAAGACGACCACGTCCAGCTCCGGGTTCTCGCGTTTGGCCTTGCTCGCGGCGCTCATCCCCGCAGCGTCACCGCCGACGACCACGAACGTGTCGCTCATGTCTCGTGGTTGGTGCGGCGACCTCAAAAATATTCCGTAGATTCCACAATATTGCGAAATACCTATTCGGGGTTCGGGGGGCTGTCACCGCCGGTCCAGTTCCCGGCCCCGGCCCTGGTTCCGGCTCCGGTCCTCGCCGTCCTCCGCCTCGGTCTCGTCGTCGAAGAAGCCGAAGTCGTTCTCGTCGCGCCGGAGGTAGTCGTTCTCGAGGACTTCGGAGACGACCCGGCCGAGCGCGTCGAGTTCCTCCGCGACGCCGTCGGGGTCCTCGAACGCGTCGCGGCTCCCCTCCGGGACGGTCGGGCTGCGGTAGCCGACCTCGTCGGTCGCGGGGTCCCAGTAGAAGTCGAACTGCTCGACCAGCCCGCGTTCGCGCGCTGTCTCGAACTCCGCCGCCGAGAGGTATGTGTGCTCGCTCCACTCCTCGAAGGCGTCGGCCCACGCCCCGTCTTCGAGGACCGCCGCCACCTCCTCCCGGCGGTAGTCGTCGGTGACCTCCTGGTCGGTCATGTCGATGGCGTCGTACTCGCCCCGGGACTGCGGGCCCCGGAGCGCCGGCGGGTCGGGGGGCTCGACGTCGAGTGACATACGATGACATACGCCACGGGATGGCTTGTGTCTTCGCGTCCCCCTCGCGTGTCGGGTCCTGACTGCCTCCCGGCTCCGCTCGCTACGTGTC is from Salinirussus salinus and encodes:
- a CDS encoding D-2-hydroxyacid dehydrogenase, which translates into the protein MTDTPDLVVLRTGVHGMPVADYAAALRERLPDRRVVHARTPSEERELVADAPAATGRTIDDGVLAAAEALELFACSWAGTDHLPTDRFEERGVAVTSAAGVHTPNVAEHAVGAMLTFAAGLLEGRRRQGRREWRHYRTRELQGSTVTVVGLGAIGTGVVERLEGFGVDTVGVRYTPEKGGPTDEVVGFDGPGFEDALARSEYLVLACPLTDTTRGLVGWPELETLPHDAVLVNVARGPVVETDALVRALREDRVGGAALDVTDPEPLPADHPLWGLENALITPHNAGHTPHYYDRLADIVAENLRRLEAGEELRNQVV
- a CDS encoding MATE family efflux transporter — encoded protein: MVRERVRRLLLRFPDALARVGLVSRRRARDTFELAVPSMVSAGIWTVLRITDFFMVSLALPDAAVAALEISFQFYFVGFSLAIAVSSGTISLVSRFKGAGDDDAADLAVKQSVWFAVLISVPLTAVSWLFADELMGLLSADAAVVEFGAAYLQVVMLALVFRFVSMIGSRGLQGCGDTVTPMYVNLVVIPINIVLNAVLIFGLGPAPRLGITGAAIGTAVANVFGATVFTAIYLSGRFPLRFRPGGTQVDLAMAGEILRVGLPLAGRRLVATLGRFPFLYLLGILGTPVVAAFAIGRQIVQLAMIPGWGYATSASTLVGQRLGEGAEDEATAYGWETVTVALATQLLVGAAFAALAYPIARLFGTASVDLTAAFIWVFVLGIAGTSVAQTLEGGLRGAGDTTWPLYGMALGTALRLGVAVLAVPAGLTLATVGGVEFAPGLGLGVVAVFAAILVDMYSRAAVNAVRFRSRRWQAVARRSADRQAASED
- a CDS encoding NAD(P)/FAD-dependent oxidoreductase translates to MAGDVHDLVVAGSGVAGLSAAVYGARSDLDPLVLEGDEPGGQLTLTTDVENYLGFPDGVGGMELIQRGKEQAEQFGAQFRHGSIESADLDGQPLALSLSTGETVRTRALVVATGASARWVGADGEDELMGYGLSTCATCDGAFHRGDDVLVVGGGDSAMEEALFLAKFADSVTVVHRRDELRASEIMAERARDHEDVAFAWNTELVAIDGSREEGVTGATLVSHPDGYPREKYEAGEDVDVEAVDVGGVFYAIGHEPNTAFLRDTPVALDGDGYVQTAPDGDAWATTETAVSGVFAAGDVMDPDYQQAVTAAGTGSMAALDAEEWLASTDATAAGAAELVPTEAGD
- the trxA gene encoding thioredoxin; translated protein: MATDTASDAGTATANEPLYVDGRAQLDDVVAENDVVLTDFYADWCGPCQMLEPIVETLAAETDAVVAKVDVDANQELAAAYGVRGVPTLVLFAGGEQVEEVVGLRGEEELRALVESYAA
- a CDS encoding FAD-dependent oxidoreductase, yielding MSDTFVVVGGDAAGMSAASKAKRENPELDVVVFEKGEWVSYAACGMPYYVKGEVEDLEDLVAVTPEEFREERDIDLRTGHEVVGVDPGAGTVTVEGEGETFEQPYDHLLVATGATAVEPPFDGLDLDGVFTIHDMDEAGAIEDYVTERSPDTAAVVGGGYVGIEMAEALSARGADVHLYEMLPHVLQPFGDAVAEVVEEHLRAQGVHLHLDTAVSGFDGEGSVERVGFEGESRPADIAVVGVGVAPNTQLAADAGIELGETGAIATDEYGRTNYGNVYAAGDCAEARNVVTGEPDHVPLALTANRAGRAIGQTVAGDPEPVGGTAGTAIVKAFDLGAARTGVVDEQRAREAGFDPVSVSISAPTRAHYYPGGAELTVTLVADGESGRLLGGTVVGREGTKRVDTVATALAAGMTVSELQKADLAYAPPFSPVRDPILTAANVLEGKLDGE